The following nucleotide sequence is from Lacinutrix sp. Hel_I_90.
ATTTAAATCGTAAACTTTACCATCTAATTGACCTCTAAAACTAGCGCCTAAGTCCCAGTTTTTATAGTCAACATTAAAGCCAAAACCAAAATTCCAATTCGGTCTCAAAGACTGATAGTACTTATCATCTTCAGTGATTTGACTATCACCATTTATGTCTACAAAGGCATTTGGTATTGGATTACCTTCAGTATCATAAATCTGCTTGAACACACCCGCTTGGTATGGTTCTTCACCTAATATATTGAATAATAAATTAGAACCCGTTCCTAGAAGCTGACCACCAATAGGGAGTCTGTTAATGCCACCTAAATCTGTTACTTCTGTTTGAGCATAAGCGATATTACCGTTAAGACTTAGATTGAAATTTTCATTCCTAATAGGATTAAGGTTTAATGAGAATTCAAATCCTTCACTATCTGTAGAACCTCTATTAGCAATAAAATTGTTTCTTAATTCTTGTCCAGGAGGAAGGTCTATTTGTGTTAATAAGTCTCTGGTTTCTCTTCTAAAGATGTCAAAAGAACCTGTAAGTATTCTGCTTTTAAAAAAAGCAAAATCGATCCCCGCGTTATATGTGGTGGTTTTTTCCCAAGTTAATCCTGTTTGAAAAGGACTGGCTGAATACAAATTCACACCAGGTAAGTATTGACTGTTTTGATCTCCTATTACAAATAAAGGGCTTGTTGGATAAAAACCAGCAGCACTAGTCACGTTTTGTTGTCCAGTTTTACCCCAACCAACACGTATTTTTAAGTCGTCTATAAAATTTACATTTTTTAAGAAAGACTCGTCTTTAACTTTCCAAGCTAAAGCAGCAGCTGGAAAAAATCCCCAAACGCCATCGCCCCAAATATCATCAGATACGAATAAAGAAGAAGCATCTGCTCTTAAAGACAAGGTCAATAAGTATTTATCATTTAAATTAATATTTGAACGCCCAAAAAAGGATTGTAAGTTTTGGCTATTAAAATATCTGTTATTTGGGTTATTAGGATTAAAGTTAACGACTCTTGTACCTACTAAAGCTTCATCATCTGTAGTATCGTCATTATCTTGAACATAATAGACAAAATTTTCTTTGTTACCATCCGTTTTAAAATTTTGGTAAGCATATCCTAATTGTAAATCATAACTGGTAACAAAATTATCTTCTAGGCTTTTAGCATATTGTAAATACGCATCAAAAGTAGTATTGGTAATGTGTTGTCTTTCAGCATAATTTAATCCTGAATTAAATAAATAACCGCCATTGGCATCTAATCGGTAAGTTGCTAAAGCATTATTACTAAAGGTTTCTTCAATTTTAGAACGTGAAGCGTCTAAGCCTAAATTAACGACTGCTTTAAGTTCAGGTAAAAACGGCATGGTATAATCTAACTCAATATTACCTAAAAATCTGAACGCTTGTTCTGGACGTTCTCTTTGCTCTAATAAAGCTAACGGATTAAACTGTCCATCAATTAAGTTTCCATTCGTGTTTGTGTAAAATCCGCCAAAAATACCAGCTTCATTATAAACAGGCTTTGTAGGATCGAAAACGAGTGCACCACCGAGCGCGCCTCCGGCATCTGCTGCATTTTTATCTGCAAGCGTAATTTTAGCATTAGTATCTACTTTTAAGTTATCCTCTAAAAACGTGGGAGATAATTTAAATGAAGCACTTATACGTTCGTAATCATCTGTTCTAACCACGCCCTCAGAATTACTGTAACCTAAAGAGGCTCTAAATGGTAGATTCTCTCCTAAATTGGCGCGTACAGAAAAATTGGTATTAGAGGTAATAGCCGTTCTTAAAATGGCATCTCTCCAATTGGTATCGTAGATTTCTCTATTTTCTGTTCCCGTTATGTTTCCGTCAGTGTCATAACTATTTACCTGAATTATGGTTGAAGGTTCACTAGTAACCACAGAACCAATTTCGACCCCTAAATTTTCTTCTAAATTGGGATGGTATTGTTTAATAAAACGAACATACTCATCACTGGTCATCATGTCTAGACCATTGCCTGGAGTATTTGAAGTCACAGAAGTTGAAAAATTATATTGTGCTTCACCAGAAGTCCCTCTTTTAGTGGTAATAATAATAACACCGTTTGAGGCTCGAGAACCATAAATAGCTGTTGCAGAAGCATCTTTTAAAATGGTAAAACTCGCTACATCATTAGGATTTACTAACGTTAGTGGGTTGCTTACACCAGCAGGATTTTGATTTCCAATAGGCACACCGTCAATTACAATTAACGGACTACTATCAGCATTCAAGGATGCGCCACCTCTAATTCTAATATTAGGAGCAGAATCTGGAGATCCGCCACTATCTGTTATTCTAACACCAGCAGCTTTACCACGAAGCAATTGGTCTGTTGAAGTTATAGCGCCTTTATTAAAATCCTTGCTACTAACAACATCTACAGAGCCTGTTAAGTCCTCTTTTTTAACGCTACCGTAACCAATAATAACGACCTCCTCTAATTGTGAAGCATCATCAACAAGTGCAATGTTAAGAGTCGGTTGGCCTGTATAGGTAATGCTTTGCGTGACATAACCTATATAAGAGAATTCTAAAACATTACCAGAGTAAGCAGTAATTTCATAATTTCCGTCAAAATCTGTTGATGTCCCTTTATTTGAGTCTTTAACAATCACATTTACGCCAGGTAAGGATAGGCCTGAAGATTGTTCTGTTACTGTACCCGTAATTGTATTTTGCGCCATCAAATAGGTGGGCAAAATTAATAAGACAAACAGTAGACAATTAAAAATTGTTTTCATAAATACTATTGCGTTAGTTTCTAAAATTTATAGTTTATACTTTCACTTCTCGGTGTTAAATCTATGTAAATTTTATGTTAAAAAAAGAGTTCCCCCAGTAATAACAAGCAACGCAAACGTTTTCGTGTTGACAACTTTTTCTGATTGCTGTGTTTTTAACAATTTTTGGCATTCTTTTTTTGATTTTTTGCAACTTTAAGCTGTGATTTTAGGAATTGAGCAATAAAAGCTTGTATTTTTGAGCATATCTACACTTATTTACTTAAAAATGAAACGAAAAGTTACCCTTAAACAAATAGCCAGAGAACTAGATGTTTCAATATCTACAGTATCTAAAGCGCTTAGAAATAGTGTTGAAATTAGTGAAGACACAAGAGAGAAGGTTCAAGCCTTTGCTAAACTATATAATTACAGGCCTAATAATATTGCACTGAGTTTAAAAAACAGGAAAACAAAAACAATAGGAATTATTATCCCAGAAATAGTACACCATTTCTTCTCTAAGGTGATTAGGGGCATAGAGCTGGTCGCAAATAAAAGAGGGTATAATGTTATTGTAGGTTTATCTAATGAGTCTTTTTCAAAGGAGGTGATAAATATGGAAATGTTGGCGAATGGTAGTATCGATGGTTTTATCTTATCGGTTTCTAAGGAAACCCTTAAACTTCAAGATTACCATCATTTTACAGAAACCATTAATCAAGGGATGCCCATTGTGATGTTTGATCGTGTTGTTAATGA
It contains:
- a CDS encoding SusC/RagA family TonB-linked outer membrane protein, which produces MKTIFNCLLFVLLILPTYLMAQNTITGTVTEQSSGLSLPGVNVIVKDSNKGTSTDFDGNYEITAYSGNVLEFSYIGYVTQSITYTGQPTLNIALVDDASQLEEVVIIGYGSVKKEDLTGSVDVVSSKDFNKGAITSTDQLLRGKAAGVRITDSGGSPDSAPNIRIRGGASLNADSSPLIVIDGVPIGNQNPAGVSNPLTLVNPNDVASFTILKDASATAIYGSRASNGVIIITTKRGTSGEAQYNFSTSVTSNTPGNGLDMMTSDEYVRFIKQYHPNLEENLGVEIGSVVTSEPSTIIQVNSYDTDGNITGTENREIYDTNWRDAILRTAITSNTNFSVRANLGENLPFRASLGYSNSEGVVRTDDYERISASFKLSPTFLEDNLKVDTNAKITLADKNAADAGGALGGALVFDPTKPVYNEAGIFGGFYTNTNGNLIDGQFNPLALLEQRERPEQAFRFLGNIELDYTMPFLPELKAVVNLGLDASRSKIEETFSNNALATYRLDANGGYLFNSGLNYAERQHITNTTFDAYLQYAKSLEDNFVTSYDLQLGYAYQNFKTDGNKENFVYYVQDNDDTTDDEALVGTRVVNFNPNNPNNRYFNSQNLQSFFGRSNINLNDKYLLTLSLRADASSLFVSDDIWGDGVWGFFPAAALAWKVKDESFLKNVNFIDDLKIRVGWGKTGQQNVTSAAGFYPTSPLFVIGDQNSQYLPGVNLYSASPFQTGLTWEKTTTYNAGIDFAFFKSRILTGSFDIFRRETRDLLTQIDLPPGQELRNNFIANRGSTDSEGFEFSLNLNPIRNENFNLSLNGNIAYAQTEVTDLGGINRLPIGGQLLGTGSNLLFNILGEEPYQAGVFKQIYDTEGNPIPNAFVDINGDSQITEDDKYYQSLRPNWNFGFGFNVDYKNWDLGASFRGQLDGKVYDLNELRFGNIESAAPTNNTSSTNVLNFYNGAANPVFDDANGNIQFSDYFLRNASFMRCENIVLGYRLPQNFIPNTNMRLYASVNNPFIITEYEGQDPENFGGIDGAFYPRPQAYTFGVNIDF